A single genomic interval of Octopus bimaculoides isolate UCB-OBI-ISO-001 chromosome 22, ASM119413v2, whole genome shotgun sequence harbors:
- the LOC106870329 gene encoding delta-aminolevulinic acid dehydratase, with translation MASEKEHKVLHSGYSHPVLRTWQTNSASISAANLIYPLFVTDGEDTEDPIPSMPNQCRYGVKRLKAVLQPLIDKGLQAVLIFGVPSNLPKDNIGKSATSPNTPVIIALEHLRRWFPRLLLICDVCLCAYTCHGHCGVLNKDGSINNAESIKRLSEIAVTYAKAGCHIVAPSDMMDGRVGAIKRSLIENGYGSKVSIMSYSAKFASGFYGPFRDAARSAPSFGDRQSYQLPPGALGLADRAVERDIEEGADMIMVKPGLPYLDVVQQIRSKYPSHPLAVYQVSGEYSMLYYAAKAGVFNLKQVVLETLTGMRRAGAVMLITYFAPDVLEWLSDPCKK, from the exons ATGGCATCCGAGAAGGAGCATAAGGTTCTGCACAGTGGTTACTCACATCCCGTCCTTAGAACTTGGCAGACCAACTCAGCCAGTATATCGGCTGCTAACCTCATATATCCACTctttgttac AGATGGAGAAGATACAGAGGATCCAATTCCAAGCATGCCAAACCAGTGCCGATATGGTGTAAAAAGACTAAAAGCTGTTCTACAGCCTCTCATTGATAAAGGTCTTCAGGCTGTATTAATATTCGGAGTACCAAGTAATTTACCTAAG gATAACATCGGGAAGAGTGCCACATCACCAAACACACCAGTAATTATTGCTCTAGAACATCTGCGGAGATGGTTCCCACGTCTGCTGCTTATCTGTGATGTCTGTCTTTGTGCCTACACCTGTCATGGTCATTGTG GGGTCCTCAACAAAGATGGTTCTATCAATAATGCTGAATCCATTAAACGATTATCGGAGATTGCTGTTACATATGCTAAAGCAG GCTGTCACATTGTCGCACCATCTGACATGATGGATGGGAGGGTCGGAGCCATTAAACGGAGTTTAATAGAAAATGGTTATGGTAGCAAAGTGTCCATCATGAGTTATAGTGCCAAGTTCGCTTCTGGTTTCTATGGCCCTTTTAG AGATGCTGCCCGGTCTGCTCCGTCTTTTGGTGACCGACAAAGTTACCAGTTACCCCCTGGTGCCCTCGGACTTGCTGACAGAGCTGTT gAGCGTGATATTGAAGAAGGTGCTGATATGATTATGGTGAAACCTGGTTTGCCATATTTAGATGTAGTACAACAAATTCGGTCAAAG tATCCATCACATCCGTTAGCTGTTTATCAAGTGTCTGGAGAATATTCTATGCTGTATTATGCCGCTAAGGCAGGAGTCTTTAATCTGAAGCAAGTTGTCTTGGAGACATTAACTGGGATGCGACGTGCag GTGCTGTGATGTTGATTACGTATTTTGCACCTGACGTCTTAGAGTGGTTATCTGATCCCTGCAAGAAGTGA